In Episyrphus balteatus chromosome 4, idEpiBalt1.1, whole genome shotgun sequence, the sequence aaaaaagtccattttaataatattttttttttagttaaattagAAGTTTGGGAACTAGTTCATAATATATATTCATAAACTTAACTCCTGCAAATTGAAAcattaaagtgaaaaattagtttttaaaactgagattgtatgtttaaaaattaatagtttACAGTACATAATAtcatgatagaaaatttaacgGAATACCATAATATAAAGCACAGAAGGGACGGGTTTTCGCGACTAAAATTTTCTCGTGGGCCCTATcgtgaaatttgtttttctgaaCATGCATATTTTGTTATCCCTAATTTTTTGTGCGATCGTGTATTTCCCTCAGAATTTATTTccagaaaacaaaaacatccaAACATCTAAACTCTCCAGAAGAATTAACTGTCTTAAATTTCGAGGAAAACTTTTGAGAACTATTTTTGTTCTTATATTTCAAAGAAAAGAAACAttctttgaattatttttttcacaatagTCCCCAATATTCCCTCAGACTTTTTGGAATAATAAGTTTTCTTGAATTAATTTACAATAGctgaaaatagaatttttccagaaaacaaaaaaaaaattcctctgAATTTTCGAAAGGCCCCACTAAAGAATATAATTCACTCAATCGAGATATGTTTAGTACACAACAATTTAGACCTTATCAGTTGATcatagttttccaaaaaaaaaatatagatttttaatatttaaacactcattttatttaattagttttttacaACCATTGACAATTAGTcagtttctaaataaaaaagtttaaaagtctTTCGCTTGAATTAAGtcagataaataaattaaaaaaaaattaaatattctgtcaaccattaaaatttgttttgtttttgtatttccaTTGATATAGACCAGATATCAACAACTCGTATACCCAGTTTAAAAAGATGGTCAttataaaatagaaaatgaaatttttgccTCAAAGTCAAAGTCTATTGCCCCTTCCCCCGCACCAAACCTCTCCTGTCACCACCTTCTTCCGTAtgtaattatattatatttcgtgataaatttgattaaactgGAAAGATACATGCTATTAgagtagatagatagatattCATTACACACTGAATTGCAATCACAAACACGCATCTGGCGGATCAGCTTGTTGCTTCCTCTAATATTCCAGAGCTAACGTCATTCATGATTATACGGGGGTATAGTTAAGCTAGTTGGTTCGTAGATGATTATTGCATAAACCAAATACGAATCTTTTCCTatggactaaaaaaaaaaaaacttgcaataAAACCCCAACAGGTTTTCTTTCACAATTTTCCattatatttctttatttttcatctttgcttgcaactttatatttttaaattttccatttcactttttttttgcaggcaGGCAGGCACAGTGAGATTTTTCTCAAACGAACTAGATGCAGTGCTAGATAAATGCTCgttgaaaaaacacttttaaatttatttggaagaaaaaaataaaaaatcatgaaaaatttGGCAAGTGTAGAGGAACAATATCGGAGATTCCCCGAAATGGATAAACAAGATGTCCTCAAATTAAAACAATGGGTCCAACAACAACCTCATATGCCGAACTTATCCGAATTGGATGTGATATTGTTCTTTCATGCGTGTTATTATAGCATGGAGTTGACAAAACGTACAATCGAAACGAATTTATCAATTCGAACTCATGTTCcggagttttttcataatttggaCATAGAAAGGCCAGAGTTGAAGAGGGCAATGAATACAGTGTAAGAGATGATGGATTTTCTTGTGAATTATGTttcttattaatatttttttattggtttctAACTTTGCAGTGCAATAATACCACTTCCAAAAGCAACACCAGAAGGTTATAGAGTTATAATTGGAAGACTAGCCGATACGGATAcatcgaaatttaattttgcagATATAATGAAATTGTGAGTACCTACATCGAAAGTTTTACATTTATTGATCAATTATATGGTTAAGAAATTGttggttttaatttaaaagctaGGCTTTTTCTAATACTTAATTAATCaatcaaaggttttttttaaagctacaTAACCAcgattaacaattttttgttttaagtaggAAATGTTTACTTTTTAATATGCAAGCATGCAAAAAAAACGATTTACCAAGTTTACGtgtgattttgaaatttcaaacattCAAAACTGACTTAAATTACATAGTTGAAAtctaaaattaactttttaaatatgaTTAGATTCTTGATGCAAACAATTTAAAGAATAATgtaaactaaattttaatttaaaacagaaAACTCCTTTCCTATAATTTTCATACGCaggaaaaatacttaaaaaaaaatacttaaattagaaaaaaatgtttcaaaaagatttcaaaataaaaataaaaaaaaaaaattgttaagggGTAGCCTTGTcgtaaaatgtataaaacaaaggaaatacattttttccttattattttttaaagtcggTAAAAAAGGGTTTCATAagcttcacaaaaaaaattcaactcggTCAACAAAAAGCTGTAAGAACAAAGCCTCAACTATATTGGCCaagtgaaaatatatttttttttttcgatagcgaaatttgtttgttaaaaagaGTATTCTAATTGGTTCTTAGACCAAAAAATGAGTTAAATTTACCTTATTTCAATCCGCCGTTTTTGAtttcgattttatttatttagttgaCTCGTTTTGGCAATTGAATTGCCATCATCAATTCAATTCATAACTTTAGTTTGCGATACCTGGACCTTTTGTACATCATTTTTGAGCTCATCACAATGAGAAccataaacaaaagtttttgaagttttttttttcaaacatttttcttattttattagcCAAGTTggttgttttcttaattttttcttctggatttttttttactttttcatcgGTCAAAAAtcagttgaaattttttgtatttccccaaaaaaataaattaattatcaaaattgaaagaaacgaataacgattaaaaaaaaaaaatccaaacatttttgAGGTTGTTCTAATGAGATCCTTAAAGATTCAACGCATAATTCGACTTTTCAACAAGAATTTTTAGATCCCGGTTTAGATATGAATATTCCAAGTggattatttgatttttgttgttattaatttttatcaaaatttacaaaacaaaaactcttcTTGCAAGACACTCGACGTATGAGTAATATTTGTTGTTATGTggcaaaacaaattataaaaatgcacatttttaCTAGTTCTATGGagaatcaaaaaaacgaaacttCTTAATTCATTCTTAATTAAGTCTTAAATTAGTATTTAATTTGTGGTTTATTTATAAGGTATTCCTTCTTAATTGCTTTTATCAGACTTTCACcttattatttaattaagaaaaatgtttgaaatgttTTACAATTTGGACTACTTTATGACcgaaaaggaggaggtattcaattcgtctgtatttttttttttttttttttgtttatgtttgttacctcataacttttgacggagtgaaccaattttgattattctttttgtattggaaagctggtggctgcagtgtggtcccatttcaatttcgatcAGTTCTGGcgatagaaactatgagaaaaacaataaaacccagttttgatccataaGAGTTGGTTTTGTGTTtggataaaaatgattattaagtaattttgtaCTACTTCTGAAGCTTCAAACTTTTTCagttaaatgttaattttaaaatacgtttatttagaaaataaaactcTTACAGAAAGTTCATAGGGTTATGTTTGCTGAAAATGTATTCCAGAAAAGTCTCAACTATCCTACAATTTTGATATCTAGGGTTTTATAGCTTGAAGCATTTTAAATTCCTAAATGAAATATTCTtagcttgattttttttctcttatccttttatttctattaatttatAGCTACTGCATGGTTTTCGACTTATGGATGGCTGAAGGTGGTGCTGAACAAGGACACGTTATTGTGATGGACTTGAAAGGAGTTACATTGGGTCATGTTGCAAGACTTGGATTACTAACAATGAAGAAGTTTTTATTCTACTTACAAGTGAGTAAAATATTTAAGAGtgaattcaatataaataatttaacctCTTTAATCACTAAAACTAGGAAGCAGCAGCAATTCGTTTAGTTGGTTTTCATTTTGTCAATATCGTACCATTCATCGATAAAGTCTTGGCTCTAATGAATCCATTTATGAAGAAGGAATTACAACAAATGATTCAATTGCATAGTAATATTGAGACGTTTTATAAATCAGTTCCCAAGGATATTCTACCATCAGATTATGGGGGTGATGATGTTGAAAGTGATGAAATGAAaagtatgttgttttttttttcttagttttcaattaaattaacataatttcattttctagatggaatttataaaaatcttgTGGCAAATCGAGAATTCATGATGGAATTTGAGAAAACTcatcaaataaatgaaaaacttcGCCCGGGAAAACCTAAAGATGCCTCAGATTTATTTGGAGTAGaaggaaatttcaaaaaattggattttgatTAAAGAGAGTAAATCGAGTGATataaaattgattaattttgttgttgatttCGTTGTTAAGGTGCAGgcgaatttttgtttcaattgttTGTATTAATTCTATTGTTCttttaagtaaaataagtaattttgtatcaataaataaaataatcgtttccatttatatttatattaaaatcaacggaaataacataaaatttcctccaaatccatatCACAAAAGAGATACTCTGGCCACAATCAGAgcttttcatacaaatttgaaaattttccgttgaaaaattttgaaattaaatattgaCGGAAGTGCTTTCTTTCATTTCCGTCggttaatttgaattttttgaataaacggAAGTGAATTTTTTAGACCTCCATGAAATGAAAATGGAAGGCGGGTGtggtttttcttcatttattctcatacaaaaattttcaatttctttaacCGAAAAATCgaagtttttcatacaaatttgaagtttttcaCCAGGCGCCCAGAAATCTCAGAAAGTATCTATACTTACCCGTTGAagcattttgaatttaaatattaacgGATGTGCTAGCTTTCATTTCCGTCGGTTTTATTTGAATGAAGGAAGTGCTTTCTTATATTTCCGTTGGttatgttttgaatttttaaataaagggaAGTGAATTTTTTAGACCCCCATGAAATGAAAATGAGAGGCAGGTTTTATTTTCCCATCCAAACATTATAGTTttgggtgctttcataattgcatggttgctttgtttacatgcggtcatttgcgatcagactaatgtcagaaaaactatttgcgcatgtattttactttgaatttataaacactttttctgatttgcgtcattttgacaaaatttttaagttgcaattcagcctcttctccaaaattagcaatatattatcttaattccatcctttaagaaaaaaaaacttttttttaaacatttctgtcaatatttacaaatttattatatccaagaaattcgcggctatttttgttattttgacttttaCTTTGTATttccaattaatattttgacagaattgagaaataaagataagctgtatcatcttttacgtcatgttccttctttctttaagtttaaattcattgcgcatgagaattttttcatttgcgctgcaaatatttgcgttttacatttatgaacacctgacatttgtcatttgcattaatgaacgctttgcattcgtcagacttgcgcaaccatgcatttatgaaagcgcccttttttaaccgaaaaatctgagtttttcatacaaaattgaaatttttcaccaGGCGCCCAGGAATCTGAGGAGGTATCATCCGTTGAAGCATTTCGAATTTAAATATTGACGGAAGGGCTATCTTTCATTTCCGACCCGACGGttatgttttgaatttttctaaaatgcgGTAACAAATATTTATGAAATGCGGGATTAGATATCTACGGACCTAGAAGTCGAAGTCGgatttggtttgcagatatgagctTGTAATGATCACgcgcatttatttatattaatataAAATGCGGAAGTAGATATCTTTTGACCCAGgactcgaaac encodes:
- the LOC129917897 gene encoding alpha-tocopherol transfer protein-like — translated: MKNLASVEEQYRRFPEMDKQDVLKLKQWVQQQPHMPNLSELDVILFFHACYYSMELTKRTIETNLSIRTHVPEFFHNLDIERPELKRAMNTVAIIPLPKATPEGYRVIIGRLADTDTSKFNFADIMKFYCMVFDLWMAEGGAEQGHVIVMDLKGVTLGHVARLGLLTMKKFLFYLQEAAAIRLVGFHFVNIVPFIDKVLALMNPFMKKELQQMIQLHSNIETFYKSVPKDILPSDYGGDDVESDEMKNGIYKNLVANREFMMEFEKTHQINEKLRPGKPKDASDLFGVEGNFKKLDFD